From Helicobacter ganmani, one genomic window encodes:
- a CDS encoding major outer membrane protein yields the protein MKFLKLSLAASVALGAFSTASFAQPLEDAIKGIDVSGYLRYRYNSDYYENKGFAKKDGGDDTNTHRWKAVADFKAPVADNVAFNFGILYNNEQNNVQGTGGLGTGFGSGKDGSFGVSTFNAVITPDSTATTVIIGKQRLATPVTNAGDDDRGTGILALNSDLEGFTFAAGAFDSWSIDDVQKGYLTGDNTGGSVTKPLYALAGIYGVDTDYGHFGAQLWGFYIQDAVDALGFGELSWNNATFDVALQYAIASLNNDSDSVLGALHGFPAPGSAIKSDIAEANDLFVLNLGANFAQEYNVPLDVKLGWVTNFQDGTAVTLNDDGTAFKYAGAIWWQNAATGISTSALLPTGVHGFGTEQEISVFYGAIGYTMVDNRLRIGLDYVWGNNEVTSGNVTTKDTDFQEITPRISWKHNKNLTISGYYAYLMTDAPSGAQYDDETRARARVEVKYSF from the coding sequence ATGAAATTTCTAAAACTTAGTTTAGCAGCAAGTGTTGCTTTGGGTGCATTCTCTACTGCAAGTTTTGCTCAACCTTTAGAAGATGCAATTAAAGGAATTGATGTTAGTGGTTACTTAAGATACCGCTACAACAGTGATTACTATGAAAATAAAGGCTTCGCTAAAAAAGATGGTGGAGATGACACAAACACTCACCGCTGGAAAGCAGTAGCAGACTTCAAAGCTCCTGTGGCAGACAATGTAGCATTCAACTTCGGGATTCTTTACAACAATGAGCAAAATAATGTTCAAGGAACAGGTGGCTTAGGCACTGGTTTTGGTTCAGGTAAAGACGGAAGCTTTGGTGTAAGCACATTCAATGCAGTGATTACTCCTGATAGCACAGCTACAACTGTTATCATTGGTAAGCAAAGATTAGCTACTCCTGTAACAAATGCAGGCGATGACGATAGAGGAACAGGTATCCTAGCTCTTAATAGTGATTTAGAAGGCTTTACTTTTGCAGCAGGTGCATTTGACTCTTGGAGTATTGATGATGTTCAAAAAGGCTATCTCACAGGTGATAACACAGGTGGTTCTGTAACTAAACCTCTTTATGCTCTAGCAGGTATTTATGGTGTAGATACAGACTATGGACACTTTGGTGCTCAACTTTGGGGATTCTATATCCAAGATGCAGTAGATGCACTAGGATTTGGTGAATTAAGCTGGAATAATGCTACCTTTGATGTTGCATTACAATATGCAATTGCTTCATTAAATAATGATTCGGATTCTGTATTGGGTGCATTACATGGCTTTCCTGCTCCGGGTTCTGCAATAAAATCAGACATTGCAGAAGCAAACGACTTATTCGTTCTTAACTTAGGTGCAAACTTCGCTCAAGAGTATAATGTTCCACTAGATGTTAAACTTGGTTGGGTTACAAACTTCCAAGACGGAACAGCTGTTACACTTAATGATGATGGCACAGCATTCAAATACGCTGGAGCAATCTGGTGGCAAAATGCTGCAACAGGAATCAGCACTTCTGCATTATTACCAACAGGCGTGCATGGTTTCGGAACTGAGCAAGAAATCAGCGTATTCTATGGTGCAATCGGTTACACTATGGTAGATAACAGATTAAGAATCGGTTTAGATTATGTTTGGGGTAACAACGAAGTTACTTCAGGAAATGTAACAACAAAAGATACTGATTTCCAAGAAATCACTCCAAGAATCAGCTGGAAGCACAACAAAAACCTTACAATCAGTGGTTACTATGCTTACTTGATGACTGACGCTCCATCTGGTGCTCAATATGACGATGAAACTCGTGCAAGAGCAAGAGTAGAAGTCAAATACAGCTTCTAG
- the gltX gene encoding glutamate--tRNA ligase, with translation MLRFAPSPTGDMHTGNLRAAVFNYILAKQRNEKFLLRIEDTDTARNIEGKDKDIMFLLHLFGITWDNLVYQSNNFPHHRQLAEYLLAQGSAFYCYCTKEFLENKREEAKARHEAFRYDDSWAELEKTTNPKPVVRLRGSQVEMKFVDCIKGEIEFAPNEIDSFVILKEDGIPTYNFACAADDMLYDIDFIVRGEDHVSNTPKQILIHQSLGYAKEIKFAHLPILLNDEGKKMSKRDNASSVQWLLDSGFLPQAIVNYLILMGNKTPCEVFTLQESLEWFDISKIAKAPARFDIDKLKFLNREHFKRLCEQDLAVLLGYKDSSIGALAKIYLQEASTLNEIREKIDRIFVKKTLILNQIESLDKKDLSGVESQSAEILGFKAEILSLQKTLLEMLEEQDWTRGEFNAFKEIAMQKSTLKGKKFFKPLRFLLTGFTHGPELSDLFPILRLYLKEIVRS, from the coding sequence ATGTTGCGATTTGCGCCCTCTCCCACAGGAGATATGCACACAGGAAATTTGCGTGCAGCAGTATTTAATTATATTTTAGCCAAACAAAGAAATGAAAAATTTTTGCTTCGCATTGAGGATACAGACACCGCAAGAAATATTGAGGGTAAAGATAAAGATATTATGTTTTTGCTTCATCTCTTTGGAATCACTTGGGATAATCTCGTCTATCAGAGCAATAATTTTCCACATCATCGTCAGCTTGCCGAATATTTATTGGCACAGGGTAGCGCGTTTTATTGCTATTGCACCAAAGAGTTTTTGGAAAATAAACGCGAGGAAGCAAAGGCGCGACACGAAGCGTTTCGCTATGATGATTCTTGGGCAGAGCTAGAAAAAACAACGAATCCTAAACCTGTCGTGCGCTTGCGTGGCTCTCAAGTGGAAATGAAATTTGTAGATTGTATCAAAGGCGAAATTGAATTTGCACCCAATGAAATAGATAGTTTCGTAATTTTAAAAGAAGATGGAATCCCGACTTATAATTTTGCTTGTGCTGCAGACGATATGCTTTATGATATAGATTTTATCGTGCGTGGTGAAGACCATGTGAGTAATACTCCCAAACAAATATTGATTCATCAAAGTTTGGGTTATGCCAAAGAAATTAAATTTGCGCATTTGCCCATTTTGCTAAATGATGAGGGCAAAAAGATGAGCAAACGCGATAATGCGTCTAGCGTGCAATGGTTGCTAGATTCTGGATTTTTGCCACAAGCCATTGTGAATTATCTCATTTTAATGGGAAATAAAACGCCTTGTGAAGTTTTCACATTGCAAGAATCTTTGGAATGGTTTGATATAAGTAAAATCGCCAAGGCTCCAGCACGGTTTGACATTGATAAACTAAAATTCCTTAATCGTGAGCATTTTAAGCGGCTCTGTGAGCAAGATTTGGCGGTGCTTTTGGGCTACAAAGATTCCTCTATTGGCGCATTGGCAAAAATTTATTTGCAAGAGGCAAGCACATTAAATGAAATACGAGAGAAAATTGATAGAATCTTTGTCAAAAAAACATTGATTTTAAATCAAATAGAATCTTTGGATAAAAAAGATTTATCGGGGGTAGAATCCCAAAGCGCAGAGATTTTGGGATTTAAAGCAGAAATCTTGAGTTTGCAAAAAACTCTTTTGGAAATGCTAGAGGAGCAAGATTGGACAAGAGGAGAGTTTAACGCATTTAAAGAAATCGCAATGCAAAAAAGCACTTTGAAAGGCAAGAAGTTTTTTAAACCCTTGCGCTTTTTGCTTACCGGCTTTACGCACGGACCAGAATTAAGCGATTTGTTTCCTATTTTGCGTCTATATCTAAAAGAGATTGTAAGGAGTTAG
- a CDS encoding YggT family protein, whose product MVLSTLIEALAQILSMVINIYIWVVIIAALITWVRPDPYNPIVQILYKLTEPLYAKIRKVIPTLIGGIDIAPIIVILALKFIDLFVVKLLFGLAHSL is encoded by the coding sequence ATGGTTTTAAGCACATTAATTGAAGCTCTTGCGCAGATTTTAAGTATGGTGATTAACATTTATATTTGGGTTGTGATTATTGCTGCACTGATTACTTGGGTGCGTCCTGACCCTTATAATCCGATTGTGCAGATTCTCTACAAACTCACAGAACCTTTATATGCAAAGATTCGCAAAGTCATTCCCACGCTAATTGGTGGCATTGATATCGCACCAATTATTGTAATTTTGGCATTGAAATTTATAGATTTATTTGTTGTCAAGCTACTTTTTGGCTTAGCGCATAGTTTATAA
- a CDS encoding lytic transglycosylase domain-containing protein produces MKNFLFLLIFIGSLFAQNAQEAKQNPKHTSSKQTTTKKEPKSTKATQSKKTNATPTLNQKITLDYLKKQPAGVSRDFYIWLFLQQEITPQEAKEAYNLAIRKNAKLFGLYFKKGSNKTLSRKTICQRMSLEKLLKEDSKCIALALTTKKAESLDKKTLKKLSQNVQSHNQKLAKNLQILAAKDPFAHLITQDAKTFGDFYFAISPSYRNRLDFAISKETLTRLLKEQNATFNRALKSLIIHTNLDNFNRSLTALNSEEILSALDAESAFYLGLNAMRYQKNQQALNFFLHSQRTAKHTFNKNRANFWAYLASGDKKYLQILSDSKMVDVYVLASLEIIQAEPKFTLLYDVPTQQKNASWNFKNPFEWERIRDSFKSIKGKDANSRRRQLLAKVDSEETKAHYIWLARQKDTEYFLMPYKEVFSRFPQDKQALLYALARQESLFIPTAISTSYALGLMQLMPFNVKAIAKELKEEDKVGYFDMFDPAVNVPYAEYFTRPLVREFNHPLFIAYAYNGGPGFTRRLLGKNHLFKKNNPLDPWFSMEMIPYEESRVYGKKVLANYVIYQKKFGKEIKMLDLLQQSLVY; encoded by the coding sequence ATGAAAAATTTTTTATTTTTATTGATTTTTATTGGTTCGCTTTTTGCACAAAATGCTCAAGAAGCAAAGCAGAATCCAAAGCACACTTCAAGCAAGCAAACCACAACCAAAAAAGAACCCAAATCTACAAAGGCAACTCAATCCAAAAAGACAAACGCAACTCCAACGCTCAACCAAAAGATTACTTTAGATTATCTAAAAAAGCAACCCGCTGGGGTTTCGCGTGATTTTTATATTTGGTTGTTTTTGCAGCAAGAGATTACTCCACAAGAAGCAAAAGAAGCTTATAACCTTGCGATTCGCAAAAATGCAAAACTTTTTGGATTGTATTTTAAAAAAGGAAGCAATAAAACACTTTCGCGCAAAACAATTTGTCAGAGAATGAGTTTAGAAAAACTTTTAAAGGAGGATTCTAAATGTATTGCCCTTGCACTCACCACAAAAAAAGCAGAATCCTTAGATAAAAAAACATTGAAAAAACTTTCACAGAATGTGCAATCTCATAACCAAAAACTTGCAAAAAATTTACAAATTTTAGCCGCTAAAGACCCTTTTGCACATCTTATTACGCAAGATGCAAAAACTTTTGGAGATTTTTATTTTGCAATTTCACCAAGTTATCGCAATCGTTTAGACTTTGCAATTTCCAAAGAAACCTTAACAAGACTATTAAAAGAACAGAATGCAACCTTTAATCGCGCACTTAAAAGTTTGATTATACACACAAATTTAGATAACTTCAATCGCTCTTTAACTGCGCTAAATTCAGAAGAAATTTTGAGTGCATTGGACGCAGAAAGTGCATTTTATTTAGGTTTAAATGCAATGAGGTATCAGAAAAATCAACAAGCCCTTAACTTTTTTTTACATTCACAAAGAACTGCAAAACATACTTTCAATAAGAATCGTGCAAATTTTTGGGCATATTTAGCGAGTGGGGACAAAAAATACCTGCAAATCTTAAGTGATTCTAAAATGGTAGATGTCTATGTGCTTGCAAGCCTTGAGATTATACAGGCTGAACCTAAATTTACTCTTTTGTATGATGTGCCAACACAACAAAAAAATGCAAGTTGGAATTTTAAGAATCCTTTTGAATGGGAGCGCATTCGCGATTCTTTTAAGTCTATTAAAGGCAAAGACGCAAATTCTCGTCGTCGGCAGTTATTAGCGAAAGTAGATAGCGAAGAGACAAAAGCACATTATATCTGGCTTGCGCGTCAAAAAGATACCGAATATTTTTTGATGCCTTATAAGGAAGTTTTTTCGCGTTTTCCTCAAGACAAACAGGCTTTGCTCTATGCGCTGGCAAGGCAAGAAAGTTTGTTTATTCCCACCGCAATTTCTACTTCATATGCACTAGGTCTTATGCAGCTTATGCCCTTTAATGTCAAGGCGATTGCTAAGGAGCTAAAAGAAGAGGATAAGGTGGGATATTTTGATATGTTTGACCCTGCTGTGAATGTGCCTTATGCGGAATATTTTACGCGTCCGCTCGTGCGAGAATTTAACCACCCGCTCTTTATTGCTTATGCGTATAATGGAGGTCCGGGATTTACGCGTAGGTTATTGGGGAAAAACCATTTGTTCAAAAAGAATAATCCCTTAGACCCTTG